From Pieris rapae chromosome 3, ilPieRapa1.1, whole genome shotgun sequence, a single genomic window includes:
- the LOC110993214 gene encoding luciferin 4-monooxygenase, producing MDIRSDAVLWYTQDLWYQMVAESGNPSDRYHLGKMILRRFKEDPNFILQIDGANDERDTFGSMMVKSIRCAESFRRLGIKRGDVIVLMAPNCLDLTAPLYAAFYLGIAVACIDMNLLKAEITQIFNDTKPKFVFCLASKAPDVQDVMTSLNVDGHIATFGKDKNFNTFSEFLDTYCVEANTNEFQVEEFDPAETEAILISTSGTTGLPKVATLTHKNCTIGFLYIWSMIKEFPVTDLFTIIISPVQWLSAHIHFIYSPILKYTRLQTSMPITPDHVYDLINKYRPTYILSSPTFMVKLLTPGERDKCDFSSFKWIFLGGSAVFQEVIDLIKTVNNTAKIYKGYGLSESTGLCFDLNGVFGNSCGKPFGHLQYRIIDVNTQKDINECNVSGELWVKGPTIFKGYWNKPKETKEALTSDGWLRTGDLFYRDENYNFYFVDRFKLLLKYRNHQISPTEIENVICGYPGVLDVAVTSIPDLECGDLPVACVKTLKGTQIFAQEIKDLVKANLTDTKQLRGGVLFLQDFPITPSGKINRGVLKQIVAESNEIL from the exons ATGGATATTCGAAGCGATGCCGTGCTATGGTATACTCAAGACTTATGGTATCAAATGGTGGCTGAATCGGGGAATCCAAGTGACAGATATCATCTTGGGAAGATGATATTGCGACGATTTAAGGAGGAcccaaattttatattacaa atcGATGGAGCCAATGATGAGAGGGACACATTTGGTTCCATGATGGTCAAGTCTATACGATGTGCTGAATCTTTCCGGCGATTAGGCATTAAGCGAGGTGATGTCATCGTTCTCATGGCACCAAACTGTTTAGACTTGACAGCACCCCTATACGCAGCATTTTACCTTGGAATCGCGGTGGCTTGCATAGATATGAATTTACTCAAAG cggAAATTACGCAAATATTCAATGACACTAAACCAAAGTTCGTGTTCTGCCTCGCTTCAAAAGCTCCTGATGTGCAAGACGTAATGACTTCACTCAATGTCGATGGACATATAGCAACATTTGGAAAAGacaaaaatttcaatacattcTCAGAGTTTTTGGATACATACTGCGTTGAAGCCAATACTAACGAGTTCCA AGTTGAAGAATTCGATCCTGCAGAAACTGAAGCCATACTAATATCCACCAGCGGTACAACTGGTCTGCCAAAAGTGGCAACATTGACGCATAAGAACTGTACAATCggatttctttatatatg gTCCATGATAAAAGAGTTTCCTGTTACCGACCTATTTACAATAATCATATCTCCAGTGCAATGGCTATCGGCGCATATACACTTCATATACTCgcctatattaaaatacaccaGACTGCAGACTTCTATGCCAATTACTCCAGATCATGTATACGACCTTATCAACAAGTACCGA CCTACGTACATATTATCCAGTCCTACATTTATGGTAAAGCTACTAACGCCTGGGGAACGAGATAAGTGTGACTTCAGTTCATTTAAATGGATTTTTCTTGGAGGAAGTGCTGTGTTCCAGGAAGTTATTGATTTGATCAAA ACTGTAAACAATACcgcaaaaatatacaaaggaTACGGCTTAAGTGAATCGACTGGTTTATGTTTTGACTTGAATGGAGTTTTCGGAAATTCATGTGGAAAGCCTTTTGGTCACCTACAGTATCGA ATTATAGACGTGAATACTCAAAAAGATATAAACGAATGCAATGTTTCTGGAGAACTCTGGGTAAAGGGGCCAACTATATTTAAG GGTTATTGGAACAAAccaaaagaaacaaaagaagcCCTAACAAGTGATGGCTGGCTTAGAACCGGAGACTTATTTTACAGAgatgaaaattataacttttactttGTAGATCGCTTTAAGTTATTACTTAAGTACAGGAATCATcag ATATCACCAActgaaatagaaaatgtaatcTGTGGCTACCCAGGCGTCTTAGATGTTGCTGTGACCAGTATTCCTGATCTGGAGTGTGGGGACTTGCCCGTGGCTTGTGTGAAAACCTTAAAGGGTACTCAGATCTTCGCACAGGAGATTAAAGATCTAGTTAAGG ccaATCTCACTGACACAAAACAGTTACGAGGTGGAGTGCTATTCCTTCAAGATTTTCCGATTACACCCTCAGGCAAAATAAATCGGGGtgtattgaaacaaatagtagcagAATCTAACGAGATATTATGA